GTCCAACGCCCTGGCCTGCGTGGACGCCCTGATCGATATCCTCGAACTGGTCGAAAACCCTTCTCCCGACCCACTGCTGTGGGTCAGCCTGGGCATCAACCTGATCGGCATCGTCCCCTATCCACCCGGCCTGTCCCGTGCCCGCACGGTGCTGCGCCCGGTGCTGCAGCTGACCCGCCAGACCCTGCGCCGCCGCCCCGGCGCGCACATCGGCGCGGTGATCCTGGAAATCATCGACGGCCACCTGCATGCCAATATCCGCGGTGCCCTGGAGCACTACGTGCGCGAGGCCCTGGCCCAGTTGCCGGCCATGCTCAGCGCCGCCGCGGAGACCGCGCGCCTGCTGTTCACCTCGTTGGCCAAGACCATTGCCGCCGCCGCCCGTGGCAAGCTGGATGCCGCCAGCAGCCACCGCCTGGCCCGCGCACAAATGGCCCAGGTGGCGCTGTACGATTCGGCCCTCGAAACCGATGCCTGGCGCCTGGCCCTCTCGGCCCTGGCCAATGCCACCGAAGGCAGCCTCAAGGACGGCTACAACAGCGTCGCCCGTCACTTCAGCGGCGAGCTGGACAGCCTGCTCGGGCCGTTGATCCGCACCCTCGAAGACCTGGCCAAGGTCGTGCCCCAGCGCCTGCAGGCCCTGGGCAGCGCCGGTATGGAAAACAGCATCGCCTGGTTGCTGACCCGCCTGCTCGCGACCGTGCTGGCCAACCCGCGCCGCCCGGGCATGGCCGTCGCCATCCGCCCCGGCGTCACCCACCAGGCCCGGCATGTCCACGCCGAAGGGCCGACCGAGGTGGTGCGCAGCCAAGTCCGGGCGAGCAAGCAGCCCAAGCCTGCGAAGAACGGACCCTGTGCCTGCACCGGGTTCAGCATCGGCCATGTGCTCGGCGACGAAACGCTGGCCCATCAGGATTTCAGCCTGTCCGGGCCGTTCCCGGTCAACTGGACGCGCACTTACAACTCCCGGCTGGCCAAGCTGGACGACGGCAGCCTCGGTGCCCGCTGGATCACCGAGTTCACCACCTGCCTCGATGTCGTGGACAAGGGCGTGGTGTTCCACGACAGCGACGGCCGCAGCCACGACTACCCGCTGCCCAAGGTCGGCAAACCGCACTACGACCCGATCGAGTACGTCAGCCTGGTGCGTACTGCCGAGCAGCAACTGGTGTTGCTGCGTGGCCTGGACCGCCGTGAAACCTATGCCCGCCAGGGTGACCGCTTTTACCTGACGCATATCCAGCTGCGCAGCGGCGCCGGGGCAATGCTGCACTACGAGCACCAGTACAACGGCCGGCCGGTGCTGTCGGACATCAACACCTATTCCGACAACGACCCCGAAAAAGTCCACCTGCAACTGGGCACCTTGCTCGATGACCATGGGCATATCCAGGGCCTGTGGCAGGTGGTCGATGGCACGCCGCTGCGGCAGCTGTGCGGCTACCACTACGACGCCCACGGCGACCTGATCGCCGCCCAGGACGAACACGGTGCCGCCTGGCAGTACCAGTACCGCCAGCACCTGATCACCCGCTACACCGACCGCACCGGGCGCGGCATCAACCTGGAATGGGACGGCAGCGGCCCACAGGCCAAGGCCATCCACGAGTGGGCCGACGACGGCAGCTTCGAGACCCGCCTGGCCTGGGACCCGAACATCCGCCTGACCTATGTCACCGACGCCCACGGCCAGGAGACCTGGCACTACTACGACGCCCTGGGCTACACCTACCGCCTGATCCACCCGGACGGCCGCGAGGAGTGGCTGTTCCGCGATCAGCGCAAGAATGTCATCCGCCACGTCCACCCCGACGGCAGCCAGGACCGCTACACCTACGATGAGCGCAGCAACCTGTTGCAGCACATCCGCGCCGACCACAGCACGGTGCATTACGCCTACGACGATCACGACCAGCCGATCAAGCTGCGCGATGCCGAAGGTGGCTTGTGGCTACGCGACTACGACGAACGCGGCAACCTGGTCGAAAGTGTCGACCCGTTGGGCCACAAGACCGAGTTCGCCTACACCCCGACTGGGCTGGTCAAGGCGATCAAGGATGCGCTGGGCAACGAAAAGACGCTCGCCTACAACGATGCCGGACAGTTGCTTGCCTACACCGACTGCTCCGGCAAGAGCAGCCAGTGGACGTACAACGCCTTCGGCCAGTTGACCGACTTCACCGATGCGGCCGGCAGCACAACCGCCTACGAGTACCAGGCCGGGCAACTGGCCAAGATCACCCATCCCGACAAGACCGAGGAGCGTTTCAACTACGACGCCGAAGGGCGTCTGCTGGCGCATGTCGATGCCCTTGATCGCTGTACCACCTGGACCTACAACGCGGTCGGCCTGCTGAGCGAGCGCGTCGACGCCAACGAACACACCCTGCGTTATCGCTGGGACAAGCTCGGCCGCTTGATCGGGCTGGAAAACGAGAACACCAGCAAGGCCACCTTCCTCTATGACCCGATCGGCCGGCTGCTGCAAGAAACTGGCTTCGATGGCCTGGTCACCCGCTACCAGTACGACCCGTACAGCGGTCGCCTCGCGAGCACCCAGGTTGGCCAACGCCGGATCGAGCTGACCTTCGACCCGATGGGCCGATTGCGTGAGCGTACAGCCCGTCTGGGCAACCAAAGCCAAAGCGAGAGTTTCGCCTACGATGGCAACGGCCAGCTGATCCAGGCCGTCAACGCCGCCAGCAAGCTGCAATGGTTCCACGACGAAGCCGGCAACCTGACCCGCGAGCACCAACACTACCTGGCCACCGGCACGCCGATGGTCGCGGTGTGGCAGCACGAGTACGACGCGCTCAATCAACGCACCGCAACGATTCGCCCGGATGGCCACAAGGTCAGCTGGCTGACCTACGGCAGCGGCCACCTGCTCGGCATGACCCTCGACCAGCACGAAATGCTGGCCTATGAGCGGGATGACCTGCACCGCGAAATCGTGCGCCATCAGGGCAATCAGCTGATGCAAACCCAAGCCTGGGACCCGGCCGGGCGTTTGCAGGAGCAACTGCTGGGCAGCCATGACGGCCAGTCCACGCTGCTCAAGCGTCAGTACCGCTATGACGCCGCTGGCCAGCTGAGCAACATCCACGACAGCCGTCGCGGCCCGTTGGAGTACCAGTACGATCCCGTCGGCCGCCTGCTCAAGGCCACCAGCCGCCTGGGCGTGGAAACCTTTGCCTTCGACCCGGCCGGTAACCTGCTGGACCAGAAAACCCAGGAACTGAACCGCCCGCTGGAAGCCGACCCACGGCGCAACAAGCTGATGGACAACCTGCTGCGCGAGTATGCCGGTACCCATTACCGCTACGACGAACGCGGCAACCTGGTGCACCGCCTGCACAACGGTGCCCACGCGCATTTCACCTGGGACCTGTTCGACCGGCTGGCCAGTTACAACGACGACAAGCTCAAGGTCGATTACAGCTACGACGCCCTGGGCCGACGCTTGCACAAGCATTCGGTGGCGCACTTCTGGGATCGCCCGGAAGCGGGGACCGGCTGGAACCAGCTGCAACGGGCCAAGCGCCAACGCGAGCTCGGTTGTGGCTTCACCCTGTTTGGCTGGGACGGCGACACCCTGGCCTGGGAAAGCTCACCGCCACGCGATGAAGGCGACACCGGCCGCACCGTGCACTACCTGTACGAACCGGGCAGCTTCGTGCCGGTCGCCCAGGCCCTGCGCAAGAGCCCGATCCGCCTGCACAAGCAACCGGATTGGAGCCAGCGCGAATACGACTTCGATCAGGATCCGCTGTGGCATACCGAGGTGAAGCCACAGCCGTTCGAGGCGATTGCCTGGTACCAGTGCGACCATCTCGGTACACCGATGGAGCTGACCGATGAGCAAGGCGATATCGCCTGGGCCGGCCAGTACAAGGCCTGGGGCGAAGTCCGCGTGGAGCGCTCGGACTGGGCCAAGCAGCAGGGCCTGAGCAACCCGATTCGCTTCCAGGGTCAGTACCACGACCATGAGACGGGGCTACATTACAACCGCCATCGATACTACGACCCAAATAGCGGCAGGTATACCTCAAACGATCCGATCGGTTGGCTCGGTGGATTGAATATGCATCAGTACGCGCCTAACTCGACTGCATGGACTGATCCACTCGGTTTGGCGCGCTCGAAATCTGCAGCCCCCAAACCAAGTGGTACCAATAATGCTGGCGGCACGCCGGGCTCCAAGCAGCGTTGTCACTGCCCATGTCCGGCAGGGGGTAGCAACGTCATGTATCATTACACCAGCAAAGCCGGTATGGCTGGCATCCTGGCAAGTCAACAGTTGAATCCGTCTTTGAGAGCAAACAATCCGAATGATGCAAGGTACGGCGACGGGCAATATCTGACTGACATTAAGCCTGGGGAAAAATCCAACAATCAATTATCGCGCCAATTCTATGGAGTGGGTTATCTCGGAAAAAGAACGAGTAACTACGTGGCAATTGACACAACGGGTCTTGATGTGCAGAAAGGCCGAGATGGTGTGTTTTTGGTACCTAATGATAAGCCGCTTGATTTGCGCGGGCGGATAGTCGGGTTTGGGGAAAATGAGGGGTGCCGTTCATGAGGTTTCTTAAGGTTAAGTGGAATCATGCACATCTTGATGAGCCGCATCTGATATACCAAGAGGTTGATAATGAATCTTGGGAGGTCAGAAAGGTAGAGCTTTTTGGAGATGGCACCTTGTGTGGTTATGCGTCTAAGTCGGGCGAGTTTGGTGATTCGATATTGAGTGATCAAAAAATTCCGAGCATTGATGAAATTAATGAGTCTGAAGAGTTTTATGCAGAGATAATTACGCAGGGCGAGTTTGAGCGGATCTGGGTGTGGGCAATGAATGCGAGCGGGCTACATAATTAAGTGCTTGCTGATGGCTCCAGTCTGTGCGGTCTGGAGCCTACGGGTAAAAATTTTTTAACAAGTCAGCGCAGTCTATCAGGGATGTGTTGAATTTACCGAGGCGGAAAGGGGATGGATTTATTTTTTCATTATTGGTGCTGCCCACGCTGACGTGCCAACACCCCGCGTACTAGAGCATGGTAGGAATACTTTGCCAAATGGGGTAGCCAGAGTAAACTCTCCATCCTAAAAATTTTCGCCGCGCCCAGAACTGCAGAGAAAATACCATGAGAAAACTTCATTCTACTTCGGGCCTTGGAAAGCTGGAAAAGTATGAGTCATGGCGAGAGCAGTGGGAAACCCCATCAGATCTCAACCTTTTCTCATACCTCCGTAGTGAGTGCCATCCTGAGGGTACCTTGATCGTCAGCAAATTATTGT
This genomic stretch from Pseudomonas entomophila harbors:
- a CDS encoding RHS repeat-associated core domain-containing protein, producing MSAAPADAALTTREIQIAIAPLDTLLSEDLGAAAASVDHWLQEISYGLVDLQLLRQAAETVPAMSNALACVDALIDILELVENPSPDPLLWVSLGINLIGIVPYPPGLSRARTVLRPVLQLTRQTLRRRPGAHIGAVILEIIDGHLHANIRGALEHYVREALAQLPAMLSAAAETARLLFTSLAKTIAAAARGKLDAASSHRLARAQMAQVALYDSALETDAWRLALSALANATEGSLKDGYNSVARHFSGELDSLLGPLIRTLEDLAKVVPQRLQALGSAGMENSIAWLLTRLLATVLANPRRPGMAVAIRPGVTHQARHVHAEGPTEVVRSQVRASKQPKPAKNGPCACTGFSIGHVLGDETLAHQDFSLSGPFPVNWTRTYNSRLAKLDDGSLGARWITEFTTCLDVVDKGVVFHDSDGRSHDYPLPKVGKPHYDPIEYVSLVRTAEQQLVLLRGLDRRETYARQGDRFYLTHIQLRSGAGAMLHYEHQYNGRPVLSDINTYSDNDPEKVHLQLGTLLDDHGHIQGLWQVVDGTPLRQLCGYHYDAHGDLIAAQDEHGAAWQYQYRQHLITRYTDRTGRGINLEWDGSGPQAKAIHEWADDGSFETRLAWDPNIRLTYVTDAHGQETWHYYDALGYTYRLIHPDGREEWLFRDQRKNVIRHVHPDGSQDRYTYDERSNLLQHIRADHSTVHYAYDDHDQPIKLRDAEGGLWLRDYDERGNLVESVDPLGHKTEFAYTPTGLVKAIKDALGNEKTLAYNDAGQLLAYTDCSGKSSQWTYNAFGQLTDFTDAAGSTTAYEYQAGQLAKITHPDKTEERFNYDAEGRLLAHVDALDRCTTWTYNAVGLLSERVDANEHTLRYRWDKLGRLIGLENENTSKATFLYDPIGRLLQETGFDGLVTRYQYDPYSGRLASTQVGQRRIELTFDPMGRLRERTARLGNQSQSESFAYDGNGQLIQAVNAASKLQWFHDEAGNLTREHQHYLATGTPMVAVWQHEYDALNQRTATIRPDGHKVSWLTYGSGHLLGMTLDQHEMLAYERDDLHREIVRHQGNQLMQTQAWDPAGRLQEQLLGSHDGQSTLLKRQYRYDAAGQLSNIHDSRRGPLEYQYDPVGRLLKATSRLGVETFAFDPAGNLLDQKTQELNRPLEADPRRNKLMDNLLREYAGTHYRYDERGNLVHRLHNGAHAHFTWDLFDRLASYNDDKLKVDYSYDALGRRLHKHSVAHFWDRPEAGTGWNQLQRAKRQRELGCGFTLFGWDGDTLAWESSPPRDEGDTGRTVHYLYEPGSFVPVAQALRKSPIRLHKQPDWSQREYDFDQDPLWHTEVKPQPFEAIAWYQCDHLGTPMELTDEQGDIAWAGQYKAWGEVRVERSDWAKQQGLSNPIRFQGQYHDHETGLHYNRHRYYDPNSGRYTSNDPIGWLGGLNMHQYAPNSTAWTDPLGLARSKSAAPKPSGTNNAGGTPGSKQRCHCPCPAGGSNVMYHYTSKAGMAGILASQQLNPSLRANNPNDARYGDGQYLTDIKPGEKSNNQLSRQFYGVGYLGKRTSNYVAIDTTGLDVQKGRDGVFLVPNDKPLDLRGRIVGFGENEGCRS
- a CDS encoding DUF6881 domain-containing protein, which encodes MRFLKVKWNHAHLDEPHLIYQEVDNESWEVRKVELFGDGTLCGYASKSGEFGDSILSDQKIPSIDEINESEEFYAEIITQGEFERIWVWAMNASGLHN